From the Buteo buteo chromosome 1, bButBut1.hap1.1, whole genome shotgun sequence genome, one window contains:
- the RPL34 gene encoding large ribosomal subunit protein eL34 — protein MVQRLTYRRRLSYNTASNKTRLSRTPGNRIVYLYTKKVGKAPKSACGICPGRLRGVRAVRPKVLMRLSKTKKHVSRAYGGSMCAKCVRDRIKRAFLIEEQKIVVKVLKAQAQSQKSK, from the exons ATGGTTCAGCGCCTGACCTACCGCCGTAGGTTGTCCTACAACACAGCTTCCAACAAGACCAGACT GTCCCGAACACCCGGGAACAGGATTGTTTACCTTTACACTAAGAAAGTGGGGAAGGCACCAAAGTCAGCATGTGGTATATGCCCAGGAAGACTTCGTGGT gtTCGTGCTGTGCGTCCTAAAGTTCTTATGAGGCTGTCAAAAACGAAGAAGCATGTTAGCAGAGCCTATGGGGGTTCCATGTGTGCTAAGTGTGTCCGTGACAG AATCAAAAGAGCTTTTCTTATTGAGGAGCAGAAGATCGTTGTGAAAGTATTGAAGGCACAAGCACAGAGCCAGAAGTCAAAGTGA
- the OSTC gene encoding oligosaccharyltransferase complex subunit OSTC, translating to METLYRLPFAVLECPNIKLKRPSWVHMPSAMTVYALVVVSYFLITGGIIYDVIVEPPSVGSMTDEHGHQRPVAFLAYRVNGQYIMEGLASSFLFTMGGLGFIILDRSNAPNIPKLNRFLLLFIGFVSVLLSFFMARVFMRMKLPGYLMG from the exons atggagACGCTGTACCGCCTGCCCTTCGCCGTGCTCGAGTGCCCCAACATCAAGCTGAAGCGGCCGAGCTGGGTGCACATGCCCTCGGCCATGACCGTGTACGCGCTGGTGGTGGTGTCCTACTTCCTCATCACCGGAG GGATTATCTACGACGTGATTGTGGAACCTCCCAGCGTGGGGTCGATGACAGACGAACACGGGCATCAGAGGCCGGTGGCCTTCTTGGCGTACAG agtaAATGGACAATATATTATGGAAGGGCTTGCATCCAGCTTCCTCTTCACAATGGGTGGCTTAGGATTCATAATTCTGGATCGATCCAATGCACCAAATATCCCCAAGCTGAATAGgtttcttttgctctttattGGATTTGTCAGCGTGCTTTTGAGCTTCTTCATGGCCAGAGTTTTCATGAGGATGAAATTGCC GGGCTACTTGATGGGTTAG